The following are encoded together in the Babesia microti strain RI chromosome II, complete genome genome:
- a CDS encoding rhoptry neck protein 5 (RON5) (overlaps_old_locusTagID:BBM_II02615) yields the protein MMGIHFFDTVNLHYGLKKNRRKLVTLSQSDEYARNKFIYKYEYEFKQQYNPVFRYILLYTIFSSFFTKVDYCAALSISPSVTPLRNGKNIAKIDKEEPILSPFKDVENGKISDATMPSIDPYASMLLKSLEKTTGDFSKEYLETEKKSNAIRNVLPFGTNFKYDTKEGAFEISENCPVSIGGVFQSVLDAETELRYKFRDNVYIDYKIQTYVSNETAKIIDAIHNKDIKSLRENHHLVFSRLIEPLRSVLAIKKIAKDQLHIMESFDKNWYESAKPSAKLKLVTKIDQLLETVPTYKSPSSLFTKVSATRAFLKSKYTNELINLETEIRAQKIIREYMQGVKVIRHYSNFTPMYLAPYYTDLVPALGSPWLNHLFDKYYMATAYASETELAEILPLIMTRFLSMVEQNAVTVTNDDFQKSIYAFSLAVGKTMRDIKANKYKLSKTEYYGFMGMCDEKCEEKIISELNGNLIRKGKIVKFLRKKLKLKKLSVSKGLKFIRWVTMYQKTELMMMETFAEKVIIQLILRTNNVDMEQIARYKMDSQRNFKLNFDVKSIKPHDLQHTNTPNKLQGHEFVEKSLMKMVKTVGNKLRRFSGNAGKKLYKNVKRRYHFGKDSIKKFPLVKWILSGISNLHKMRKTSGFNLCSTFTNVLKPSLGLDSNILSTNAFVKDLVEVKHDNEVLSDWYNHTMQTWIQISSAHSSLHGFDPQVDKNVSMSKSLGALFRWLNSSESSSFTFTNKDKTVLSSLSLQLAFFMDSSVKGYKKSSFGKFLTKFGNIFRMGKTSTVADNWHGLNDALEPKAVVSRAKFVNGSRAVLALVKMFEDKFIVKPAIPARLVQLIVIFIGMWTKNQQEQLDLASAKIEPARKYFYVSLLSNNGIPNEATKMIIKHCKVKSRRKALHLGCINKVNGRNVKCRPVRIKLTKLSLLKVIEELQGTMDDPLDMLRIASDLSKRCQAHNTQKAVNLPLKKTFYNKIKRKLYGQEEYTGAALLASEFSQRLHCYNLQKKVAKQLVSKMRGVYDIEKIKEIFGKLLYEYQSMEIKMKSQNDFGAHKLMCQFMDANNPKIVKVFKERLLKYAVAHSGVVGKRNLTKDEIESIVSFDIKSQNEYAKEIHNYHSYILVGTRVFNSITYSGGYPPNHVFEAQKQVQSNGKVRSVFNGSGFVDELEELKITDPINNITIETMSGEASYRRFYHLTTGEKLDEYDYALKANNFVVTGSVLTTSRALAENGYESGMIIWCGYKHGWVADFALRDVIHDINAVPLFNGRNWVLSTETRVKDFIGSDGKKNTFGIGSDYLDKKLEDINVVYKFENGTSFDAKTQNTASYPTDIFGKFDPVNTVQGNQPPLFSTTSADLLPGALSNFVKGSEFKKDTNTLIVDLNAPDNVIKSNTGAINLIRFNMPPNVNFESKSLHKVN from the coding sequence ATGATGggaattcatttttttgacACAGTAAATCTTCATTATGGCTTGAAGAAGAATCGTCGTAAACTTGTTACTTTATCACAATCAGACGAATACGCAAGGAATAAATTCATCTACAAGTATGAATATGAATTTAAGCAACAATACAACCCTGTCTTTCGTTATATCCTTTTATACACTATATTCTCATCGTTCTTTACAAAAGTCGACTACTGTGCAGCTTTAAGTATCAGTCCCTCCGTTACTCCATTAAGAAATGGaaaaaatatcgcaaaaattgataaagaGGAACCTATCCTATCTCCATTTAAAGATGTTGAGAATGGTAAAATTTCTGACGCTACTATGCCTTCTATCGATCCATATGCATCTATGCTTTTAAAATCTTTAGAAAAAACCACTGGTGATTTTAGTAAAGAATATTTAGAAACTGAAAAAAAGTCAAACGCGATTCGGAATGTTTTGCCATTTGGAACTAATTTCAAGTATGATACTAAGGAAGGGGCATTTGAAATTTCTGAAAACTGCCCTGTTTCAATTGGTGGGGTTTTTCAAAGTGTTTTAGATGCGGAAACTGAACTCCGTTACAAGTTTAGAGACAATgtttatattgattataaaattcaaacaTATGTATCAAATGAAActgcaaaaataattgatgctATTCATAATAAAgatattaaatcattaagAGAAAATCATCATCTAGTCTTCTCCAGGTTGATTGAACCTTTGCGTTCTGTTTTGgctattaaaaaaattgctaaaGATCAATTGCATATCATGGAATCTTTTGATAAGAATTGGTATGAGTCGGCTAAGCCTTCTGCCAAACTTAAATTGGTTACTAAAATTGATCAACTTCTTGAAACTGTTCCAACCTATAAAAGTCCTTCATCGTTATTTACTAAAGTTTCAGCGACTAGggcatttttaaaatcaaaGTATACTAATGAACTCATTAATCTTGAAACTGAGATTAGAGCTCAAAAGATTATTAGAGAATACATGCAAGGTGTCAAAGTCATTCGTCATTATTCCAATTTTACTCCAATGTATTTGGCGCCTTACTATACTGATTTAGTTCCAGCTCTTGGCAGCCCTTGGTTAAATCATctatttgataaatattatatggCAACTGCGTATGCTTCTGAAACAGAATTGGCAGAAATTTTGCCGTTAATTATGACCAGATTTCTATCAATGGTTGAACAAAATGCCGTTACTGTCacaaatgatgattttcAAAAAAGTATTTATGCATTTAGTTTAGCAGTCGGTAAAACAATGAGAGATATAAAAGcgaataaatataaattaagtAAAACAGAATATTATGGATTCATGGGTATGTGTGATGAGAAATGTGaggaaaaaattatttctgAACTTAATGGTAACTTAATTAGAAAGggtaaaattgttaaattcttgagaaaaaaattgaagTTGAAGAAATTATCTGTTAGCAAAGGATTGAAATTTATTCGATGGGTTACGATGTATCAAAAAACTGAATTAATGATGATGGAAACGTTTGCGGAAAAGGTTATAATTCAGTTAATCCTCAGAACAAATAATGTTGATATGGAACAAATTGCTAGGTATAAAATGGATTCCCAGcgtaattttaaattgaattttgatGTTAAAAGTATCAAACCTCATGATCTTCAACATACTAATACGCCAAATAAGTTACAGGGGCATGAATTCGTTGAGAAAAGTTTAATGAAGATGGTAAAGACTGTCGGGAATAAACTTAGAAGATTTAGTGGGAATGCGggtaaaaaattatataaaaatgtcaaaagGAGATATCACTTTGGCAAAGACTCTATTAAGAAGTTTCCATTGGTAAAATGGATTCTTTCTGGTATTAGTAATCTTCATAAAATGAGAAAAACCTCCGGGTTTAATCTATGTTCCACATTTACCAACGTTCTAAAGCCCAGTTTAGGTTTAGATTCCAACATCCTTTCAACCAATGCTTTTGTTAAAGATTTAGTTGAAGTGAAACATGACAATGAGGTTCTATCCGATTGGTATAATCATACAATGCAAACATGGATTCAAATTTCGAGTGCACATAGTTCATTACATGGATTTGATCCTCAGGTGGATAAGAATGTTTCTATGTCTAAATCATTGGGCGCTTTATTTAGATGGTTAAACTCATCCGAAAGCAGTAGTTTTACATTCACTAATAAAGATAAAACTGTATTATCGTCTTTATCACTTCAACTTGCATTTTTTATGGATAGTAGTGTTAAGGGATATAAGAAGAGTAgttttggtaaatttttgacTAAATTTGGAAACATATTCCGTATGGGCAAAACATCTACTGTTGCTGATAATTGGCATGGTTTAAATGATGCCCTTGAACCTAAAGCTGTGGTATCTAGAgcaaaatttgttaatggTTCAAGAGCAGTACTAGCTTTAGTGAAAATGTTTGaggataaatttattgtaaaacCAGCTATACCTGCGAGATTAGTTCAATTAAtagtaatatttattggtATGTGGACTAAGAATCAACAAGAACAGTTAGATTTAGCATCTGCCAAAATAGAACCTGcaagaaaatatttttacgTGTCATTATTATCCAATAATGGAATACCTAATGAGGCaacaaaaatgattattaaaCATTGCAAGGTTAAATCTAGGAGGAAAGCGTTGCATTTGGGATGTATTAATAAAGTGAATGGTAGAAATGTTAAGTGTAGGCCTGTTAGAATTAAACTTACTAAATTATCTTTGTTAAAGGTTATTGAAGAATTACAGGGGACTATGGATGATCCATTAGATATGTTAAGGATAGCATCCGATTTGTCTAAGAGATGCCAAGCTCACAATACTCAAAAGGCGGTTAATTTGCCGCTCAAGAAGACATTTTATAATAAGATTAAGAGAAAACTTTATGGTCAAGAAGAATATACAGGTGCTGCATTATTGGCAAGTGAATTTTCTCAAAGACTCCACTGTtataatttgcaaaagAAAGTTGCTAAGCAACTTGTTAGTAAAATGAGGGGTGTTTATGATATCGAGAAGATCAAGGAgatttttggcaaattgtTGTACGAGTACCAAAGCATGGAGATTAAAATGAAGTCACAGAACGATTTTGGTGCTCATAAGTTGATGTGTCAATTTATGGATGCAAATAATCCGAAGATTGTCAAAGTTTTTAAAGAAAGATTACTGAAATATGCAGTAGCTCATAGTGGTGTTGTAGGGAAGCGCAATTTAACAAAAGATGAGATCGAGTCCATAGTTTCTTTTGATATCAAATCGCAAAATGAATATGCTAAAGAGATACATAATTATCATAGTTACATTCTAGTTGGTACTCGTGTTTTCAATTCCATAACATACAGCGGAGGATATCCGCCAAATCATGTATTTGAAGCACAAAAACAGGTGCAAAGTAACGGAAAAGTCCGTTCAGTCTTCAATGGAAGTGGTTTTGTTGATGAATTGGAAGAACTTAAGATTACGGACCCAATTAACAACATTACAATTGAAACGATGTCTGGTGAGGCATCATACCGTCGTTTCTATCATCTCACAACAGGTGAAAAATTAGACGAATATGATTATGCACTGAAAGCGAATAATTTCGTAGTCACAGGGTCTGTTTTAACAACTTCCAGAGCGTTAGCAGAAAATGGCTATGAGAGTGGTATGATAATATGGTGTGGTTATAAACATGGATGGGTTGCAGATTTTGCTCTTAGAGATGTTATACATGACATTAATGCGGTACCTCTATTTAATGGGAGGAATTGGGTATTGAGTACCGAGACTAGGGTTAAAGATTTTATTGGCAGTGATGGCAAAAAAAATACCTTCGGTATTGGTAGTGATTACttggataaaaaattggaaGATATTAATGTGGTATATAAGTTTGAAAATGGTACAAGTTTTGACGCCAAAACTCAAAATACTGCATCATATCCGACGGACatatttggtaaatttgatcCTGTGAATACTGTTCAGGGGAATCAGCCTCcattattttcaacaaCTTCAGCCGATTTACTCCCAGGCGCATTAAGTAATTTTGTGAAGGGATCTGAATTTAAAAAGGATACTAACACATTGATCGTCGATTTAAATGCCCCTGATAATGTTATCAAGTCAAATACGGGAgctataaatttgattcGATTCAATATGCCTCccaatgtcaattttgAATCGAAAAGCCTGCATAAGGTTAAttga
- a CDS encoding conserved Plasmodium protein, unknown function (overlaps_old_locusTagID:BBM_II02615;~overlaps_old_locusTagID:BBM_II02620), producing MEGVESAYDDNNKHVQILSPFNENAQSYAIIGHVSQADYVKPNPQRVSMKNKPNMLMCNVSGDICNQNVVEGSNKHSTCIGESPWLSIENRLNNIRSVTQQTVLHPDPEPNNGVKSIYSNYNTEYINDYSWKVETNQKLSSSILKQHAKFEGTTGDVAPRRRAFKSLVEMADSLGSMEPNDQTNMIKLLLSCRKLEKLIEEQQNVLNLLNHDLKEANELLKIPPELRNTVNIGPVPSTKPLYPTSEAPAFIKGRISLLPERYATNKTAGVLKPSFSNLVAMSQNNGITQGAK from the exons ATGGAAGGTGTGGAAAGTGCATATGACGACAATAACAAACACGTGCAGATTCTAAGCCCTTTCAACGAGAATGCACAATCGTATGCTATAATTGGGCATGTTTCACAGGCGGATTATGTTAAACCAAACCCACAACGTGTTTCTATGAAAAACAAGCCAAATATGTTAATGTGTAACGTAAGTGGAGATATATGTAATCAAAATGTAGTAGAAGGCTCAAATAAACATAGCACATGCATTGGAGAAAGCCCCTGGTTATCAATTGAAAACcgtctaaataatatacgATCTGTAACACAACAAACTGTTTTACACCCAGATCCTGAGCCAAACAATGGAGTTAAAAGTATTTATTCAAACTACAATActgaatatatcaatgaTTATTCGTGGAAGGTTGAAACGAACCAGAAGCTATCTAGctcaattttaaaacaGCATGCTAAATTTGAAGGAACGACAGGCGATGTAGCGCCAAGAAG ACGTGCATTTAAAAGTTTGGTGGAAATGGCTGATAGTTTAGGCTCAATGGAACCTAATGACCAAACGAACATGATAAAACTTCTTTTATCATGTAGAAA ATTGGAAAAATTGATTGAAGAACAGCAAAACGttttgaatttgttgaatCATGATCTAAAAGAAGCAAATGAACTGTTGAAGATTCCTCCAGAATTAAGAAACACTGTTAATATTGGGCCCGTTCCTTCAACAAAACCACTTTACCCTACTAGTGAGGCTCCAGCTTTTATCAAAGGAAGAATATCTCTTTTGCCGGAAAGATATGCGACGAACAAAACAGCGGGTGTATTGAAACCATCATTTTCTAATCTAGTGGCAATGAGTCAAAATAATGGAATTACCCAGGGGGCCAAGTGA
- a CDS encoding Hit-like protein involved in cell-cycle regulation (overlaps_old_locusTagID:BBM_II02620) → MPKYIHRMSTSNLKSCYIDPDEKLIEERGIDSTNTSIFGKILDGSIPCNKVYEDDKVLAFHDISPQAPVHILIIPKIRDGLTRLEKAEERHREILGHMMCKAAEIARNEQLGDFRLVVNNGPRAFQSVYHLHIHILAKRDFTWPPG, encoded by the exons atgccaaaatatattcatagaATGTCAACATCGAATCTGAAATCATGCTATATTGACCCAGATGAAAAACTCATAGAGGAGAGGGGCATTGACTCCACTAATACTAGTATATTTG GAAAAATACTAGATGGTTCAATTCCCTGCAACAAAGTTTACGAAGATGATAAG GTCCTAGCATTCCACGACATTTCACCCCAAGCACCAGTCCATATCTTAATCATTCCAAAGATTAGAGATGGGCTGACAAGATTGGAAAAAGCAGAAGAACGGCATAGAGAAATATTAGGACATATGATGTGtaaa GCAGCAGAAATAGCTAGGAATGAACAGTTAGGTGATTTTAGACTTGTAGTAAATAATGGACCACGAGCATTCCAGTCGGTTTATCATTTGCATATTCACATTTTAGCAAAAAGGGATTTCACTTGGCCCCCTGGGTAA
- a CDS encoding conserved Plasmodium protein, unknown function (overlaps_old_locusTagID:BBM_II02625) has translation MFRSINIYSIGRSIFSVFQYRSLAVNRDLSLICVSNGCNFGKPRSFSTKKRRVFYRSPGNSRLLYLNSRYEHKKSSYRGGFQIFMFFATFVTGCIFILYYVENLRNTLVDKTGLVAGEILTSDAFKESANRAANDVIHNILKDKIIKENFTVLIREILSESQDAINQVVANAAESELAFVATKKLSEKVVKELCADPTVHNNFGYLLLSAINTENSVTGAMKWIEEMSKKKDTIDALRIMITDRIMQDEQLLRNAVDFCGRVREGFLTDKNSTEQALVFLQTVLQQPALHSHLSQTLWEVVKLSITPKRNKQDKIEVLNFNFAQK, from the exons ATGTTTAGAtctattaatatttactcAATCGGTCgatcaattttttcagtTTTTCAGTATCGCAGTTTGGCCGTAAATAGGGATTTATCGCTCATTTGTGTATCCAATGGATGTAATTTCGGCAAGCCACGTTCATTTTCCACAAAAAAACGTCGTGTTTTTTATAGATCTCCGGGTAATAGTCGATTATTGTACTTGAATTCGCGGTATGAACACAAGAAATCCAGTTACAGGGGTGgttttcaaatttttatgttcTTTGCAACAT TTGTAACAGGGTGTATTTTTATACTTTATtatgttgaaaatttgcGTAATACTTTGGTGGATAAAACTGGATTGGTTGCTGGTGAAATTTTAACCAGTGATGCATTTAAAGAATCTGCCAACAGAGCAGCTAATGatgttatacataatattttgaaagataaaattattaaagaAAACTTTACCGTTTTAATTAGGGAAATTTTATCTGAGTCCCAAGATGCTATCAATCAAGTCGTGGCTAATGCTGCAGAATCTGAACTAGCTTTTGTTGCAACCAAAAAATTGTCTGAAAAGGTTGTGAAAGAGTTATGTGCTGATCCTACTGTGCataacaattttggatATCTTTTATTGAGTGCTATAAACACTGAAAATAGTGTTACCGGTGCTATGAAATGGATTGAAGAGATGTCTAAGAAGAAAGATACAATTGATGCATTGCGTATTATGAT TACTGATCGAATAATGCAAGATGAACAGTTACTTAGAAATGCAGTTGATTTTTGTGGTCGTGTCCGTGAAGGTTTTCTCACAGACAAAAATTCCACTGAACAAGCTTTGGTTTTTTTACAAACG gTTTTACAACAACCTGCCTTACATTCGCATTTATCTCAGACGCTATGGGAAGTAGTTAAACTGTCAATAACGCCAAAAAG GAATAAACAAGATAAAATCGAAGTCCTGAACTTTAATTTTGCGCAAAAATAG
- a CDS encoding tRNA modification GTPase (overlaps_old_locusTagID:BBM_II02630), whose translation MSDISTTHEWWWANMLLIFTLIQCSVVGFRINSLNSPLFKRQTDTIYGLASSIPPGGCGIAIVRVSGPKVGLIFNRITGDSFNKKLLYKRLFSIENEPIDDAICLLFPSPKSYTGEDVIEFHTHGSRAVINALFDAISRVDDSGTIRIADRGEFIRRAFYNGKVKLSQVEAIGDLIAANTQEQRKLAFSAMSGSLYNLYKKWSDNLIYALSNLEACIDFGEESSSDFQLLDTIKYAKTIVCEVLKEITSKINDRRGHIIRNSANVIILGTPNSGKSTLINSISQETISIVSNLAGTTRDLVTAHVDIDGFPFTFTDTAGIRHIDNHLLTHNSIEAEGISRALNAALNADCILQLLDPNNEIESLLALNKTLEMIKDKPIPLILCHGKSDLTHNDFNDAKLKCPNAKFIKISPLNGSNIAELGRIIRDSLDLNGIDSLVSSHRHIEHLKAIKVTLEQFLDVDLNSNIEIATEYLRTSLTNMDAIIGINVQESVLDKIFSSFCIGK comes from the exons ATGAGTGACATATCAACCACGCATGAGTGGTGGTGGGCTAATATGCTATTAATCTTCACATTAATACAGTGTAGTGTAGTTGGATTTAGGATTAATTCGTTAAATTCACCCCTATTTAAACGCCAGACCGATACAATTTATGGCCTTGCCTCTTCTATACCTCCCGGAGGTTGCGGTATAGCAATTGTTAGAGTTTCTGGACCAAAAGTTGGGCTTATATTCAACAGAATTACTGGTGATTCATTTAATAAA AAATTGTTATACAAAAGATTGTTTTCGATTGAGAATGAACCCATAGATGATGCCATATGCCTACTATTTCCATCACCAAAATCATACACTG GCGAAGATGTGATTGAATTTCATACACACGGAAGTAGAGCCGTAATAAATGCACTCTTTGATGCTATATCAAGGGTTGATGACTCTGGTACTATACGTATTGCAGATAGAGGAGAGTTTATAAGACGCGCTTTCTACAATGGAAAAGTGAAGTTATCTCaa GTTGAAGCGATTGGAGATTTAATTGCGGCGAATACTCAAGAACAAAGGAAATTAGCATTCTCAGCG ATGTCTGGatcattatataatttatacaaaaaatggTCTGATAATCTAATATATGCTTTGTCTAACTTGGAAGCATGTATTGATTTTGGAGAAGAATCTTCCAGTGACTTCCAATTACTTGATACAATTAAG TATGCAAAAACAATTGTTTGTGAAGTTTTGAAGGAaattacatcaaaaataaacGATAG GAGAGGACATATCATTAGAAATTCTGCaaatgtgataattttaggaACTCCAAATTCTG GAAAAAGCACACTGATAAATTCTATCTCACAAGAAACTATTAGCATAGTCTCAAATTTAGCCGGAACTACAAGGGATTTGGTAACAGCTCACGTTGATATCGATGGATTCCCATTTACATTCACTGATACTGCAGGGATCAGACATATAgataatcatttattaacaCATAATTCAATAGAGGCAGAAGGGATTAGTCGAGCCTTAAATGCTGCACTAAATGCAGATTGTATATTACAACTTCTGGATccaaataatgaaatagaaTCATTATTAGCCCTTAATAAAACGCTGGAAATGATTAAGGATAAACCCATTCCATTGATTCTTTGCCATGGAAAATCTGATTTAACTcataatgattttaatgatGCTAAATTGAAGTGCCCaaatgcaaaatttatcaagaTCTCGCCATTGAATGGTTCAAATATTGCAGAATTAGGACGAATCATTAGAGATTCCTTAGATTTAAATGGCATTGATTCGCTTGTTAGTAGCCATAGACATATAGAACATTTGAAGGCAATAAAGGTTACACTAGAGCAATTTTTAG atgTTGATTTGAATAgtaatattgaaattgccACGGAATATCTGAGAACTAGTTTGACAAACATGGATGCAATAATCGGAATTAATGTACAAGAATCGGTTTTAGATAAGATTTTTAGTAGCTTTTGCATCGGTAAATAA
- a CDS encoding conserved Plasmodium protein, unknown function (overlaps_old_locusTagID:BBM_II02635): protein MGDDSCDDVSDGQSSGIFEKNPSILTKSEGATSENTESTPKIQYTLTPEEAQLKALELQKKLRNERERCEKRNELERERNRMAMGQAIQQQRELFAEQERKRQIEETCKMKMEWEKEKQIQLDLLKKEYKEKFGTDYIEEEDVAEELSDNKRRQKLASICGRITVKYKDSKDVLCLCIKILKLYLSNIIKFPLEQRYKTIKKSNATFSNKVIGPIPEIAELLVYCGFKETDTEFRVEGQAKIYVMSCAITYLDIILKQD from the exons ATGGGTGACGATTCTTGTGATGATGTTTCGGATGGTCAATCAAGTGggatttttgaaaaaaacCCTTCAATTTTAACTAAAAGTGAGGGAGCAACATCGGAGAATACTGAAAGTACCCccaaaattcaatatacaCTCACACCTGAAGAAGCTCAACTTAAAGCATTGGAATTACAGAAAAAACTTAGAAAT gAACGAGAGAGATGCGAAAAACGGAATGAATTGGAAAGGGAGAGAAATAGAATGGCGATGGGCCAAGCCATCCAACAGCAACGCGAGTTGTTTGCTGAACAGGAGAGGAAAAGACAGATTGAAGAAACTTGTAAAATGaaaatg GAATGGGAGAAAGAAAAACAGATACAACTGGATTTGTTGAAGAAGGAATACAAGGAAAAATTCGGAACGGAC TATATTGAAGAGGAGGATGTAGCGGAAGAATTGAGCGATAATAAAAGAAGACAAAAACTTGCTTCAATTTGTGGACGAATAACAGTTAAATATAAG GATTCCAAGGATGTTCTATGTTTATGTATCAAGATCTTAAAACTATACCTTTCAAACATAATAAAGTTTCCATTAGAACAAAGGTATAAGACAATTAAAAAGTCAAATGCTACCTTTTCCAATAAAGTTATCGGACCCATACCTGAAATTGCAGAGTTACTCGTTTATTGTGGGTTTAAAGAAACag ATACTGAATTTAGGGTTGAAGGACAGGCCAAAATTTACGTCATGTCTTGTGCCATAACTTATCTTGACATCATTCTTAAACAAGATTGA
- a CDS encoding adenylosuccinate lyase (overlaps_old_locusTagID:BBM_II02640) — protein sequence MRGEDQFIMDSLSPFTAISPIDGRYRNKTFELSEYFSEFGLMKSRVFVEIEWLIYQVKIGITPIDVLSEEDMEFITSIKNLSIQQFVEIKNHEKITLHDVKAVEYYIKDKLRNSNNRKLKQLVENVHFLVTSEDINSPSYSLTIKHSIEKVIRPELAKVIEKLTSIATNYAEDPLLALTHGQPATPTTVGKEMAIYVKRLSDQLKNNLDKLKYYGKFGGATGNYNAHAFIYPDKNWPELCDMFVEEHLGLSYSSYTTQSESHDFISLICDTISRINSIICDLSVDMWLYISRNVIVLKTEKGQVGSSTMPHKINPYQFENAEGNSEISIAILQFLSRKLLRSRLQRDLSDSTCLRNIGVAFAHTLVSLKSLNSGLDKICINKDQLQNELDKNWSVLAEPFQLCLKKSGINVAFEKVQSLFMGKSVQKSNIKNIIHELCQGDTKLEDKLSKLTPQNYIGYSPELAKKVSDSYNIQYDYNMYV from the exons ATGCGTGGGGAggatcaatttattatggATTCGTTGTCCCCTTTTACAGCAATAAGCCCTATTGATGGTAGATATAGAAATAAAACTTTTGAGCTATCCGAATACTTTTCCGAATTTGGTTTGATGAAATCTAGAGTATTTGTCGAGATTGAATGGCTGATATACCAAGTAAAGATCGGAATCACACCTATCGATGTTCTCTCTGAAGAAGACATGG AATTCATAACTTCTATCAAGAATTTGTCTATTCAACAGTTTgttgaaattaaaaatcacGAAAAAATTACACTACACGATGTTAAAGCTGTTGAATACTATATAAAG GATAAACTTAGAAATAGCAACAATCGcaaattaaaacaattagtTGAGAATGTACATTTTTTGGTTACGAGTGAAGATATAAATTCACCTTCATATTCACTTACAATTAAACATTCTATAGAAAAAGTGATAAGACCAGAATTGGCAAAGGTCATAGAAAAATTGACATCTATTGCTACAAAT TATGCAGAAGACCCGCTTTTGGCATTGACTCACGGACAACCTGCCACACCTACTACAGTTGGAAAAGAAATGGCCATATATGTGAAACGCTTAAGTgatcaattgaaaaataatctTGATAag TTGAAATATTATGGCAAATTTGGAGGAGCAACAGGGAATTACAATGCACACGCATTTATTTATCCTGATAAGAATTGGCCGGAACTATGCGATATGTTTGTCGAGGAGCATCTTGGACTATCATATTCTTCGTATACAACACAATCAGAATCTcatgattttatatctCTAATATGCGATACAATATCTAgaataaattcaataatttgtgatCTATCGGTTGATATGTGGCTATATATATCAAG AAATGTGATAGTATTGAAAACGGAAAAGGGACAAGTTGGAAGTAGTACAATGCCACATAAGATTAATCCCTATCAGTTTGAAAATGCCGAGGGGAATTCTGAAATATCAATCgcaattttacaattcCTAAGTCGCAAACTATTGAGAAGTAGGCTTCAGAGGGATCTGAGTGATTCAACATGCCTTAGAAATATTGGCGTTGCATTCGCTCATACTTTGGTATCATTAAAATCTTTAAATTCCGGACtggataaaatttgtataaataaagACCAGCTTCAGAATGAATTAGACAAAAATTGGTCTGTTTTAGCTGAGCCTTTCCAACTATGTTTAAAGAA aaGCGGAATTAACGTTGCTTTTGAGAAAGTCCAGAGCTTATTCATGGGAAAAAGTGTACAAAAAtctaatataaaaaatattattcatGAGCTGTGCCAAGGTGACACTAAACTTGAGgataaattgtcaaaattgaCACCTCAGAATTATATCGGATACTCACCTGAATTAGCCAAGAAAGTATCAGATTCATATAACATCCAATATGACTATAATATGTACGTCTAA